The following are from one region of the Mycolicibacterium diernhoferi genome:
- a CDS encoding Ig-like domain-containing protein yields MDGDSSTPTVEDARGLALTATASAESAEGPARTAAPASAIGAPVRVGNGPWGITVAPNGTRVYVANSNDGTVSVINTATNSIVGAPIRVGLTPIGVAVSPDGSRVYVTNHDGDTLSVIDTATNQVVGAPISVGRGPVGVAVSPDGSRVYVANYYGGTVSVIDTATNKTLGAAIPLGEHPLGIAMSPNGTRIYVTNSYTDTVTVIDTVTNSAVGDPVLVGRYPSSVTVSPNGSRVYVTNQWDGTVSVIDTATNRTVGTPIPVGISPFGVTASLDGTRLYVTNIGDGDGSGNGTLSVIDTATNAAVGAPVALGTDLYAVALSPNGTRAYVTNYTTGTVSVIDTGITAYALVGKPNVKTGVVLGTVTITNPGNQKLVYTASVPAKGKVSVNSSGAFTYTPSAAARHAASVSGAGAAVLTDTFTVMVNGGPTGTVSVPVTVVIGPKNTAPTLKVSVSKANAATGVVTGKAAATDADKDTPTYTAPPFSAKGGVVEVNAVTGAFTYTPSVEARHEASVASAPSSAKTDTFTLNVSDGFGGVVNKVVTVAIAPKNAAPTVATNPMVGSPDSTTGVLTGTLAVVDDDGDPVTYYALPKKGAITFGTGGSFIYTPTEAARHAAAAVGAKTSVKVDTFSVTVNDGHGGTVVKTLTVPITPSNTGPAITSSTVTTPNSKTGVATGKIAATDADQDKLVFSGTSTAKGKVVVNAKTGTFTYTPTAAARHAASAATASPQDLKDSITLSVSDGHGGIATKTVEVAILAANKAPKVTATVGKPNTTTGVVTGTIKATDADKDMLTYVAPAATAKGTVIANPTTGAFTYTPSTAARHAASMTGAPKAVKQDSFTVTVTDGHGGSMTKLVTVAIAPANTAPALAGTPTVNSPNPNTGIVTGTLGATDADGDALAFKASPKKGTITFDAGGSFTYTPTTAARTAAVKPNASISAKQETFTVTVTDGFGGTTTKSVTVAIAPAGHVNSAPTMVTVAIDDEDPVTGRVAGKVTVTDPDGDLVTFEGPVHSAGGGTVSIRPDGFFTYIPAASQRHAAAADNAPITATTDLFIVTVTDGHGGTHSTTVTVAVAPANNAPTTAVGSPAYVVNAIDIATGAVTGHLNITDPDGDALIFSVPATTNYGGTVDVDAATGAFLYTPRAVQRITANADSTDTFVVTADDGHGGLISETITVPVASPESNTVVATIPVGPYPTDAATSPDGSYVYVVGGTDSGTVSVIDTATQTVTASIPVDAGAAGIVIAPDGSRVYVMNTVQGAASVSVVDTATNAVIAVIPVTNGSASDWPTGLAISPDGSRIYVTIDTGGFVGGKVSVINTATNKVIATIQQTGHPEGNQPTGVAVSADGSLVYVTNANNWGSTSGTVTVIDTATNSVSTTIPLGTYGPGALAVAPNGGSLYVVNESGGSVSVIDAATNAVTATIPVAEGYVALYGLTISPDGSRLYVTNYVNPEIGGSTVSVIDISTNTVIATVRVGNNPFGLAVSPDGRLLYVANVFSNTVSVVFVG; encoded by the coding sequence ATGGATGGAGATTCGAGCACGCCCACTGTCGAAGACGCGCGGGGCCTAGCCTTGACTGCGACTGCTTCCGCTGAATCGGCAGAAGGCCCGGCGAGGACCGCCGCACCCGCCAGTGCCATCGGGGCTCCCGTCCGTGTGGGGAATGGTCCGTGGGGCATAACCGTAGCTCCGAACGGAACCCGCGTCTACGTCGCCAATTCCAACGATGGCACGGTATCGGTGATCAACACCGCAACTAACAGCATCGTCGGTGCGCCAATCAGAGTGGGACTGACCCCTATCGGTGTAGCGGTGAGTCCGGATGGTTCACGTGTCTACGTCACTAACCACGATGGCGACACCCTGTCCGTAATCGATACCGCCACCAACCAGGTTGTCGGTGCCCCGATCTCGGTGGGACGGGGACCTGTCGGCGTAGCGGTGAGTCCGGATGGTTCACGTGTCTACGTCGCCAACTACTACGGCGGGACGGTGTCTGTGATTGATACCGCCACCAACAAGACACTCGGTGCCGCGATCCCACTCGGAGAGCACCCGCTTGGGATAGCAATGAGCCCGAACGGCACCCGCATCTACGTCACCAATTCCTACACCGACACTGTCACGGTGATCGATACCGTAACTAACTCCGCCGTCGGCGACCCAGTCCTAGTAGGCCGCTATCCGTCGAGCGTGACGGTGAGCCCAAATGGCTCGCGCGTCTACGTCACCAACCAATGGGACGGCACGGTATCTGTCATCGATACAGCAACCAACCGGACTGTAGGTACTCCTATCCCGGTAGGTATTTCACCCTTCGGTGTGACGGCGAGTTTGGACGGCACCCGCCTCTACGTCACCAATATCGGTGATGGCGACGGCAGCGGTAATGGCACCCTGTCAGTGATCGATACGGCCACCAACGCCGCGGTCGGTGCCCCCGTTGCATTGGGTACTGATCTGTACGCGGTGGCGTTGAGCCCGAACGGTACTCGGGCTTATGTCACGAATTACACCACCGGAACGGTATCGGTCATCGACACCGGTATCACCGCGTATGCGTTGGTGGGTAAGCCGAACGTGAAGACGGGCGTTGTGTTGGGGACGGTCACTATCACTAACCCTGGCAATCAGAAGCTCGTCTATACCGCCAGTGTCCCCGCAAAGGGCAAGGTAAGCGTCAACAGCAGTGGTGCTTTTACTTATACGCCGAGTGCTGCTGCACGCCATGCCGCATCGGTGTCAGGCGCAGGTGCGGCGGTGCTGACTGACACGTTCACAGTGATGGTCAACGGCGGCCCGACCGGAACCGTCAGCGTCCCGGTGACGGTAGTCATCGGCCCAAAGAACACAGCTCCGACCCTCAAGGTCTCCGTCAGTAAGGCGAATGCGGCGACTGGTGTAGTGACTGGCAAGGCGGCCGCGACCGATGCTGACAAAGACACGCCGACCTACACCGCGCCGCCATTTAGCGCGAAAGGCGGCGTGGTAGAGGTTAATGCAGTTACTGGGGCATTTACCTACACCCCCAGTGTGGAGGCGCGACATGAAGCGTCGGTGGCAAGTGCGCCCAGTAGCGCGAAGACCGACACCTTTACTTTGAATGTCTCGGATGGATTCGGTGGTGTCGTAAACAAGGTGGTGACGGTCGCAATTGCGCCGAAGAATGCCGCACCGACCGTAGCGACGAACCCGATGGTCGGATCCCCGGACTCCACGACGGGGGTGTTGACGGGCACTCTGGCTGTTGTCGATGACGATGGCGATCCCGTGACGTATTACGCCCTCCCAAAGAAGGGAGCGATCACCTTCGGCACTGGTGGCTCTTTCATCTACACCCCGACCGAGGCAGCCCGGCACGCCGCAGCAGCGGTAGGGGCAAAGACATCGGTGAAAGTTGACACCTTCAGCGTCACCGTAAATGACGGTCACGGCGGAACTGTAGTGAAGACGCTCACTGTGCCGATTACCCCGTCCAACACCGGCCCCGCGATCACCTCCTCGACTGTCACCACACCGAACTCCAAAACCGGTGTGGCGACCGGCAAGATCGCCGCGACCGACGCAGATCAGGACAAGCTGGTGTTCAGTGGGACCTCCACGGCCAAGGGCAAGGTGGTGGTCAACGCCAAGACCGGAACATTCACTTACACTCCGACCGCTGCGGCCCGGCATGCAGCGTCGGCGGCCACCGCGAGTCCGCAAGATTTGAAGGATTCGATTACCCTCTCGGTGTCTGACGGGCATGGCGGCATCGCCACTAAAACGGTTGAGGTGGCGATTCTTGCGGCCAACAAGGCACCAAAGGTTACGGCGACGGTCGGTAAGCCCAACACGACCACCGGCGTGGTCACCGGGACCATTAAGGCCACCGACGCCGACAAGGACATGCTGACCTATGTAGCACCGGCTGCCACGGCAAAGGGCACGGTGATCGCCAATCCAACCACGGGAGCGTTCACCTACACCCCGAGCACAGCGGCCCGGCACGCCGCCTCGATGACGGGAGCGCCGAAAGCGGTCAAACAGGACAGTTTCACCGTCACTGTGACGGACGGGCACGGCGGCTCTATGACCAAGCTGGTGACTGTTGCTATCGCTCCCGCAAACACGGCACCTGCACTGGCTGGCACGCCTACCGTGAATAGCCCGAACCCCAACACCGGGATCGTCACCGGCACACTGGGTGCCACCGATGCCGACGGCGATGCGCTGGCGTTCAAAGCAAGCCCGAAGAAGGGCACGATCACCTTCGATGCTGGTGGGTCGTTCACCTACACCCCGACCACAGCGGCACGCACCGCAGCAGTGAAACCCAACGCCTCAATCTCGGCCAAGCAGGAAACATTCACGGTCACGGTGACAGACGGATTCGGTGGAACCACAACCAAATCGGTGACAGTAGCCATCGCTCCTGCAGGGCACGTCAACAGCGCCCCGACCATGGTCACAGTGGCCATCGACGACGAAGATCCCGTCACGGGCAGGGTTGCAGGAAAGGTCACGGTTACGGACCCTGACGGGGATCTGGTGACCTTCGAGGGCCCGGTCCACAGTGCTGGCGGTGGGACAGTCTCAATTCGACCCGACGGGTTCTTCACCTATATCCCGGCCGCGAGCCAGCGCCACGCCGCCGCAGCCGACAATGCCCCCATCACGGCGACGACCGATTTATTCATTGTCACCGTGACCGACGGACACGGCGGCACACACAGCACCACGGTCACCGTTGCTGTCGCTCCGGCCAACAACGCACCTACTACGGCGGTGGGGAGCCCTGCCTACGTCGTCAATGCCATCGACATAGCGACAGGAGCAGTGACCGGCCACCTCAACATCACTGACCCCGATGGTGATGCGTTGATTTTCAGCGTTCCCGCCACAACCAACTATGGCGGCACAGTCGATGTGGATGCTGCCACCGGGGCGTTTTTATACACCCCGAGGGCAGTTCAACGGATTACCGCCAATGCCGACAGCACCGACACATTCGTTGTGACTGCCGACGACGGTCACGGGGGGCTCATCTCCGAGACCATCACTGTTCCGGTCGCGAGCCCGGAATCGAACACTGTCGTCGCCACCATTCCTGTCGGCCCCTACCCAACCGATGCCGCTACCAGTCCCGACGGCAGCTACGTCTACGTCGTCGGCGGAACCGATAGCGGCACGGTGTCCGTGATTGACACCGCTACGCAGACCGTGACCGCTAGCATCCCGGTCGACGCTGGTGCGGCCGGGATCGTCATCGCGCCAGATGGCAGCCGCGTCTACGTGATGAACACCGTCCAGGGGGCTGCTTCAGTATCAGTGGTCGATACCGCTACGAACGCTGTGATTGCGGTCATACCAGTCACCAATGGTTCTGCTTCGGATTGGCCGACGGGCCTGGCAATCAGTCCGGACGGCAGCCGGATATACGTCACAATCGACACCGGAGGCTTCGTTGGCGGCAAGGTGTCGGTCATCAATACCGCTACGAACAAGGTCATTGCGACCATTCAACAGACGGGGCACCCGGAGGGAAACCAACCGACTGGGGTCGCGGTCAGTGCTGACGGCAGCTTGGTTTACGTTACTAATGCAAATAATTGGGGTTCAACCTCGGGCACGGTGACAGTGATCGACACTGCCACGAATTCCGTATCGACGACCATCCCGCTCGGCACATATGGTCCGGGAGCGTTGGCGGTAGCACCCAACGGCGGCAGCCTTTATGTCGTAAACGAATCCGGAGGCTCGGTGTCAGTTATCGATGCTGCCACGAATGCCGTCACTGCCACTATCCCAGTCGCCGAAGGCTATGTCGCACTGTATGGACTGACAATCAGTCCCGACGGTAGCCGCCTGTATGTGACCAACTACGTCAACCCCGAAATCGGCGGCAGCACCGTGTCGGTGATCGACATTTCCACGAACACCGTGATCGCTACTGTTCGAGTCGGCAATAATCCGTTCGGGCTCGCAGTCAGTCCCGATGGCCGACTGCTTTACGTCGCTAATGTTTTCAGCAACACAGTGTCGGTGGTGTTCGTTGGATAG
- a CDS encoding recombinase family protein, whose amino-acid sequence MRYVGIPGKRRSKGVAPPDTAVVYLRVSTSEQAASGLGIEAQRATARVYADRKGLRIIEEFCDEGISAKNLKGRPGALAALDAVRSKRAAGLLVAKMDRLSRSVVDGASLMESARREGWALHFADLDIDTSTPAGEMAANIIISGSQYERRLISQRTRDALAAKRARGERLGAVPRLPDAVVARILAERREGRTFQAIADGLTADRISTARGRSKWFSATVRAITVSQHVGQRRAAA is encoded by the coding sequence ATGCGTTATGTGGGGATTCCAGGGAAACGAAGGTCCAAAGGTGTGGCTCCGCCGGACACTGCGGTCGTCTATCTCCGGGTGTCAACGTCCGAGCAGGCTGCCTCCGGCCTAGGCATTGAAGCGCAGCGTGCAACCGCACGAGTCTATGCGGATCGCAAAGGCCTACGGATCATTGAAGAGTTCTGCGACGAAGGCATCAGCGCCAAGAATCTCAAAGGAAGACCTGGAGCATTGGCTGCCCTTGATGCTGTGCGGTCTAAGCGTGCAGCCGGTCTGCTGGTAGCCAAGATGGACCGTCTAAGCCGATCGGTCGTCGACGGAGCAAGTCTGATGGAGTCGGCCCGTCGGGAGGGTTGGGCTTTACACTTCGCCGACCTTGACATCGACACCAGTACTCCAGCGGGGGAGATGGCCGCGAACATCATTATTTCCGGCTCCCAATACGAACGGCGTCTGATAAGCCAGAGGACACGAGATGCTCTGGCTGCCAAACGTGCTCGTGGTGAGAGACTAGGCGCAGTTCCTCGCCTACCGGACGCTGTAGTCGCCAGGATCCTCGCAGAACGGCGAGAGGGACGGACGTTTCAAGCAATCGCAGATGGTCTGACTGCTGACCGGATCTCGACGGCCCGAGGTAGATCGAAATGGTTTTCTGCGACAGTCCGAGCCATCACAGTGAGCCAGCATGTGGGACAGCGTCGGGCAGCTGCCTGA
- a CDS encoding serine/threonine-protein kinase PknH/PknJ: MEKSIYSDEYRQLCTLLRDKHSELDVGGLIPMVVAVTVGSIRPMPLRIGDTFAGYRVLRLLGSGGMGQVYLVQHPRLPRQEALKVLRPDLSQDESFRERFTREADLASGLRHPHIVGIHDRGEYEGQLWIAMDYIDGTDLAELLGQRYPQGMPVGHVLPIVTAVAGALDYAHKKGLLHRDVKPANIIVADLDTDDPKVFLADFGIARPLDDTCGITTTNMTVGTVAYAAPEQLMGEPMDGRADQYALAATTYHLLTGSHLFPNSNPAVVISRHLNTPPPSLASIHSGLASLDQSISVALDKDPDRRYARCVELSDSLILRSNADGSVSGSAQTAFARAATPSRDPNLGLHSRNSARSKRTVRSVVLSLCAALALAALILVWRPWAASDASSSDLGSTPVLPPSASSSPEVSSVLETTTPPPPEFPASSIDSILLTPADITALTDGVFDGDPPGGRAVELLNSSQGTSDNTHAADPSACVGVLHGAEQQVYAGTGYEAVRDQTLGKTISYIDDLVQQSVVIFASAEQAQAILDSSNVRWNECADGHPTAYSSDSSVDEDLGYERGFSWYLSDPARTTSMLTMHMTAANVENAQTPACQVALGIRDNVVVQTRTCRDVGTTRPFGSGSQIPSRPDPSMAGDYAERLANAMLNRVGG; encoded by the coding sequence GTGGAAAAGTCGATCTACTCGGACGAGTATCGGCAACTCTGCACGCTGTTGCGCGATAAGCATTCAGAATTGGACGTTGGCGGACTCATACCCATGGTCGTTGCCGTGACAGTGGGTAGCATTCGCCCCATGCCGCTGAGAATCGGTGACACTTTCGCCGGGTACCGCGTTCTGCGCCTGCTTGGCTCGGGCGGAATGGGTCAGGTGTACCTGGTCCAACACCCCCGTCTCCCACGTCAGGAGGCACTGAAGGTACTTCGTCCTGATCTGTCGCAGGATGAGTCGTTCCGCGAACGGTTCACACGGGAAGCTGACCTGGCATCAGGCCTACGGCATCCCCACATTGTCGGCATCCACGACCGGGGTGAATATGAGGGCCAGTTGTGGATCGCGATGGACTACATCGACGGCACCGACCTCGCTGAACTACTAGGGCAGCGATATCCGCAGGGAATGCCTGTTGGTCATGTCTTGCCGATAGTCACCGCCGTGGCCGGGGCGCTGGACTATGCCCACAAGAAGGGGCTCCTGCACCGAGACGTCAAGCCCGCCAACATCATCGTTGCTGACCTCGACACCGACGACCCCAAAGTGTTTCTGGCCGACTTCGGGATCGCCCGTCCCCTCGATGACACCTGCGGGATTACCACCACCAACATGACGGTTGGAACCGTGGCCTACGCGGCACCCGAACAGCTCATGGGCGAGCCCATGGATGGACGTGCCGATCAGTACGCCCTCGCTGCGACGACCTACCACCTGTTGACCGGCTCGCATTTGTTCCCGAACTCCAATCCGGCGGTTGTCATTAGCAGGCACTTGAACACTCCACCACCGTCATTGGCCTCGATCCACAGTGGTCTGGCGAGCCTGGATCAGAGCATTTCTGTAGCGCTGGATAAGGACCCTGACCGACGTTATGCACGGTGCGTGGAGCTATCGGACTCGCTTATTCTGCGGTCAAATGCTGATGGTTCGGTTTCGGGGTCAGCGCAGACAGCGTTCGCACGGGCCGCTACGCCGTCGAGAGATCCGAATCTAGGACTGCACAGTCGGAATTCGGCACGCTCAAAGCGGACCGTCAGGTCGGTTGTCCTGTCCTTATGCGCGGCACTTGCTCTGGCTGCACTGATTCTGGTGTGGAGACCTTGGGCGGCCTCTGATGCGTCGTCATCGGATCTGGGCAGTACTCCAGTTCTGCCGCCTTCTGCGTCCAGCTCCCCAGAGGTTTCGTCAGTGCTTGAAACTACAACGCCGCCACCGCCGGAGTTTCCGGCGTCGTCGATTGACTCGATACTTCTGACACCGGCTGACATCACGGCCCTCACAGACGGTGTGTTTGACGGTGATCCGCCTGGTGGACGAGCTGTCGAACTACTCAATTCGTCCCAAGGCACCTCAGACAACACCCATGCAGCCGACCCGTCGGCCTGTGTGGGGGTGCTCCACGGTGCTGAGCAACAGGTTTATGCCGGTACCGGTTACGAGGCAGTCCGTGACCAGACACTTGGTAAGACCATCTCGTATATCGACGATCTGGTGCAGCAATCCGTCGTGATCTTTGCCTCTGCGGAACAAGCGCAGGCGATCCTCGACTCATCGAACGTGCGCTGGAATGAATGCGCGGACGGTCACCCGACGGCCTATTCGTCGGATTCATCGGTGGATGAGGATCTCGGCTACGAGAGAGGATTTAGTTGGTACCTAAGCGATCCTGCCAGGACGACATCAATGCTCACCATGCATATGACAGCGGCCAATGTGGAGAACGCCCAGACACCAGCTTGCCAGGTGGCGCTCGGGATCCGCGACAACGTTGTGGTCCAAACCAGGACATGCCGGGATGTCGGAACGACGCGCCCGTTCGGCTCGGGCAGCCAGATCCCATCACGACCAGATCCATCAATGGCCGGTGACTACGCGGAAAGGCTGGCCAACGCAATGCTCAACCGAGTTGGAGGTTGA
- a CDS encoding HNH endonuclease gives MAKDSRRPTGYRTQCGVCRQGYDWSHSYKIRSRKYRLPAVVECFTPADLVDRHGDRCVYCPDGAFECIDHVVCVRAGGTHTLDNVVPCCVSCNTAKYWVVDQPLIRRFDELRAQTVVAP, from the coding sequence ATGGCGAAGGACTCGCGTCGCCCGACGGGCTACCGGACGCAGTGCGGGGTATGCCGACAAGGTTATGACTGGAGCCATAGCTACAAAATCCGATCACGGAAATACAGGCTCCCGGCCGTCGTGGAATGTTTTACACCAGCCGATCTAGTAGACCGTCACGGCGACAGGTGCGTCTACTGCCCAGACGGCGCGTTCGAGTGCATCGACCACGTGGTCTGTGTGCGGGCCGGGGGTACCCACACGCTCGACAACGTCGTGCCCTGCTGCGTGTCCTGTAACACGGCCAAGTATTGGGTGGTAGACCAGCCCCTAATCCGCCGCTTCGACGAGCTGCGCGCCCAGACGGTGGTGGCACCGTGA
- a CDS encoding MarR family transcriptional regulator translates to MSTDPSLPRALPEWAVDRLIYGVAEEPLTPQAVWGTMLRIAMCAQARGWSQADFIGEVTSCQRRKIANGKRRWARHKLWEQMLVHNSSEAAAHRALDKAWRCAEENMFSGALRTTDDLRSDAVERAYLWQDRLDTGQDSFTPTESGVMRYVATQTERRRLTRVTCPARDVAEYAGISPMTASRTLKSLSDRGFLVRFSKGRAGLAGNRRAAIYSLAEPDGEDPA, encoded by the coding sequence GTGAGCACCGATCCCTCCCTACCCAGGGCGCTGCCAGAGTGGGCCGTCGACCGGCTGATCTACGGGGTCGCCGAAGAACCGCTAACCCCGCAGGCTGTGTGGGGCACCATGCTTCGAATCGCGATGTGCGCCCAGGCCAGAGGCTGGAGCCAAGCCGATTTCATCGGAGAGGTCACCAGCTGCCAGAGGCGCAAGATCGCCAACGGTAAGCGACGGTGGGCCAGACACAAGCTGTGGGAACAGATGCTGGTCCACAACTCCTCAGAGGCTGCCGCACACCGAGCGCTGGATAAGGCCTGGCGGTGCGCTGAGGAGAACATGTTCAGTGGAGCCCTGCGGACCACCGACGACCTCCGCTCTGACGCCGTTGAGCGGGCATACCTATGGCAGGACAGGCTGGATACCGGGCAGGATAGCTTCACCCCCACAGAGAGCGGGGTGATGCGCTACGTCGCTACCCAGACCGAACGCCGCCGCCTGACCAGAGTGACCTGCCCGGCCAGGGACGTCGCCGAGTATGCAGGAATCTCCCCGATGACGGCCTCACGGACGTTGAAGTCACTGTCCGACAGGGGTTTTCTGGTCCGCTTCTCCAAGGGAAGAGCTGGACTGGCGGGGAATCGACGAGCGGCCATCTACAGCTTGGCTGAACCGGACGGAGAAGATCCGGCATGA
- a CDS encoding helix-turn-helix domain-containing protein — protein sequence MVDETPAELRVVVGKNLRRLRTDAGITLNRLAVAARHRGLNWAESRAADFERGLGSPSLPTLIALCCALRDVGCQSATIAELIHTDGGEIRVNGGLCLSESAAVSILCEQILPPKSASAAAQPGPRRTSASPPTAQGDFSIPFLRRSEDVPSFILADVLKQLAGRRNLSAQQSVGRLFEAVTPDTVRTVLAQSGAPERKIEKSLNLSYAELAVASAALWGEAFSIHRDKLAGEGANRQKRGQITRRMKEELLQALGEPGAHGR from the coding sequence ATGGTCGACGAGACACCTGCAGAGCTGCGCGTTGTGGTCGGCAAGAACCTCAGAAGACTGCGCACAGACGCTGGCATCACCCTGAATCGGCTAGCCGTGGCCGCCCGCCACCGCGGTCTGAACTGGGCAGAATCGAGGGCGGCAGATTTCGAGCGGGGGCTGGGCTCGCCGTCTCTTCCCACCCTGATCGCCCTGTGCTGCGCGCTTCGCGACGTCGGTTGTCAATCGGCCACAATCGCCGAGCTCATCCACACCGATGGGGGCGAGATCCGGGTCAATGGCGGCTTGTGCCTGTCGGAGAGCGCAGCTGTCTCGATCTTGTGCGAGCAGATCCTGCCGCCGAAATCGGCCAGCGCAGCAGCACAACCTGGTCCTCGGCGAACCTCGGCGAGCCCTCCGACGGCACAGGGAGATTTCTCCATCCCATTCCTTCGCAGGAGCGAGGATGTGCCATCGTTCATTCTCGCCGACGTCCTGAAGCAGTTGGCGGGTCGCCGGAACCTATCCGCTCAGCAGTCGGTAGGCCGACTCTTCGAGGCGGTGACCCCAGACACTGTAAGGACGGTTCTCGCGCAGTCAGGCGCGCCAGAGCGGAAGATCGAAAAGTCACTCAATCTGTCATATGCAGAACTGGCCGTCGCATCTGCCGCGCTGTGGGGGGAGGCCTTCTCCATCCACCGCGACAAGCTTGCCGGGGAAGGAGCCAACCGGCAGAAGCGCGGTCAAATCACACGCCGAATGAAGGAAGAGCTACTTCAAGCTCTCGGCGAGCCAGGCGCTCATGGCCGGTAG
- a CDS encoding site-specific integrase, whose translation MAGRPPLRIGQHGRISRTKKANGVWVARCRYRDHDGVTRTVERRGPLDEFDQYGKLAEDALIAALAERQAPGVSDAVGPDTLVMTLVDEHLRRLAEDGRSVATLATYAFTAEKLRKFVGGVRVREATTARLDAALRSMRTAHGATMAKQSKTILRGGLQLAVMASALTANPVRDVNTIRPRAAPKGAAALTAEQVRALLIDVRSSDYCATRDLADPIILLIATGLRRSELLALQWSDFDADAATLSVTGKLVRATGYGLQRVEDTKTAAGLRTVALPKFAVDMLTARHGREYAGEQDMIFPATSGTWRDPNNFGKAWRSVREALGVPGVTSHSFRKTVATLIDDGGLSARIGADQLGHSKVSMTQDRYMARGRVHTEVADLLDRAISDE comes from the coding sequence ATGGCCGGTAGGCCCCCACTGCGAATCGGCCAGCATGGAAGGATCTCGCGGACGAAGAAGGCCAACGGCGTCTGGGTGGCGAGGTGCCGGTACCGAGATCACGACGGAGTCACTCGCACGGTCGAACGACGTGGCCCCCTCGATGAGTTCGACCAGTACGGAAAGCTCGCTGAGGACGCGCTGATCGCCGCGCTGGCAGAGCGTCAGGCACCGGGTGTCTCCGACGCCGTGGGACCCGACACGCTGGTGATGACGCTGGTAGATGAGCACCTGCGTCGACTGGCCGAGGACGGGAGGTCAGTCGCCACGCTGGCCACCTATGCGTTCACCGCAGAGAAGCTGCGCAAGTTCGTTGGTGGTGTGCGGGTGCGCGAGGCTACCACGGCCCGGTTGGATGCCGCGCTGCGGTCGATGCGCACCGCGCACGGCGCGACGATGGCCAAACAGTCCAAGACGATTCTGCGCGGTGGTCTCCAGCTCGCCGTCATGGCCAGCGCACTGACCGCCAACCCGGTGCGCGACGTGAACACGATCAGGCCGAGAGCTGCACCCAAGGGCGCTGCCGCGCTGACGGCCGAGCAAGTGCGCGCTCTGCTGATTGATGTGCGGTCGTCGGACTACTGCGCTACGCGTGACCTGGCCGATCCGATCATCCTGCTGATCGCGACCGGCCTGCGCCGCTCCGAGCTCCTGGCCCTGCAATGGTCGGACTTTGATGCCGACGCGGCAACGCTGAGCGTCACCGGCAAGCTGGTCCGCGCGACTGGTTACGGTCTGCAGCGGGTCGAGGACACCAAGACGGCCGCCGGACTGCGCACTGTCGCGCTCCCCAAGTTCGCGGTCGACATGCTCACCGCCCGGCACGGCCGCGAGTACGCGGGCGAACAGGACATGATTTTCCCGGCCACCTCGGGCACCTGGCGCGACCCGAACAACTTCGGTAAAGCATGGCGCAGTGTGCGTGAGGCGCTCGGCGTCCCCGGAGTCACCAGCCACTCATTCCGCAAGACGGTGGCGACACTGATTGACGACGGCGGCCTGTCTGCACGCATTGGTGCTGACCAGCTCGGGCACTCGAAAGTGTCAATGACGCAGGACCGGTACATGGCGCGGGGCCGGGTCCACACCGAGGTGGCCGACCTGCTGGACCGCGCTATAAGCGATGAATAA
- a CDS encoding phage holin family protein, which yields MIRFLLRIAVFLGSSAIGLLVASWLVSGMTLRPLGFLTAVVIFTVAQGILSPFFLKMANRYASAFLGGIGLLSTLAALILASLFSSGISISGIGSWIAATVIVWLVTAIATLVLPMLVLKKKAATT from the coding sequence GTGATCAGATTCCTGCTGCGCATCGCAGTGTTCCTGGGCTCCTCGGCGATCGGCCTGCTGGTCGCCTCGTGGCTGGTGTCGGGCATGACGTTGCGCCCGCTCGGATTCCTCACCGCGGTGGTCATTTTCACCGTCGCCCAGGGCATCCTCTCCCCCTTCTTCCTCAAGATGGCCAACCGGTACGCCTCGGCGTTCCTCGGTGGCATCGGCCTGCTCTCCACCCTGGCCGCCCTGATCCTGGCCTCGCTGTTCTCCAGCGGCATCAGCATCAGCGGCATCGGCTCGTGGATCGCGGCGACCGTCATCGTCTGGCTGGTCACCGCGATAGCCACCCTGGTGCTGCCGATGCTGGTCCTGAAGAAGAAGGCCGCTACGACCTGA